A genomic window from Tolypothrix sp. PCC 7910 includes:
- a CDS encoding glycosyltransferase family 4 protein, with the protein MHILMIGASPEQNGGIATVEKLIIKSMNADIKIQHITSHDEGSIIHRLMVFIKALLKLIWCLSIQKIALVHIHLSDGGSVLRKAILLIVAAIFGKPVLMHAHGAEFHVTYSKLPVWAKKSVSWIFRQSQGFIVLSNTWKDYYVSNLGLNPKQVIVMPNPTEIPAQIPNRTNSSQLKLVFCGRVGQRKGAFDLIEAFAKLPDSQKAYTQLILAGDGEISKAQDLAASLNLKEKVTFLGWINATQMNQLLSQANIFVLPSYNEGLPMAILEAMGWGLPIIATPVGGIPELIFQKQNGLLVTPGNILELSQAIKLLISDGSLRISLGNVARSNVEKFDIRNYCHHLAQIYYSISNFDVTEEILNEN; encoded by the coding sequence ATGCACATACTAATGATAGGAGCTAGCCCAGAACAGAATGGAGGCATCGCAACTGTTGAAAAGTTAATCATTAAGTCTATGAATGCTGATATTAAAATTCAGCATATTACTAGCCATGATGAAGGCTCCATCATACACAGACTGATGGTATTTATTAAAGCTTTGCTCAAGTTAATTTGGTGTCTGTCAATTCAAAAAATTGCCCTTGTACACATTCATCTTTCCGATGGTGGTAGTGTTTTACGCAAAGCAATTTTGCTAATTGTGGCTGCAATATTCGGTAAGCCTGTATTAATGCACGCTCATGGGGCAGAATTTCATGTAACTTACAGTAAGTTACCAGTATGGGCAAAGAAAAGTGTCAGTTGGATATTTCGTCAAAGCCAAGGATTTATTGTCCTCTCCAATACTTGGAAAGACTATTATGTTAGCAACCTGGGATTAAATCCAAAACAAGTAATCGTGATGCCTAATCCCACAGAAATACCTGCTCAAATTCCTAATCGTACCAACTCTAGTCAACTGAAATTGGTTTTTTGTGGCCGGGTGGGTCAGCGTAAAGGAGCATTTGACTTAATTGAAGCGTTTGCTAAATTGCCTGATAGCCAAAAAGCTTACACCCAGTTGATTTTGGCAGGAGACGGGGAGATTAGCAAAGCACAAGATTTAGCTGCTAGCCTCAACCTCAAAGAGAAGGTAACTTTTTTGGGTTGGATTAATGCCACACAAATGAATCAGCTATTATCTCAAGCAAATATATTTGTGTTGCCTTCTTATAACGAAGGTCTACCTATGGCCATTTTAGAAGCTATGGGCTGGGGTTTACCTATAATTGCCACACCTGTTGGTGGTATACCTGAATTAATTTTTCAAAAACAAAATGGTCTTTTAGTTACCCCAGGAAATATTCTAGAGTTATCGCAAGCAATAAAGTTATTAATTTCAGATGGAAGTTTACGAATTTCTCTAGGAAATGTTGCCAGGAGTAACGTTGAGAAATTTGACATTAGGAATTATTGCCATCATTTAGCCCAAATTTATTATTCAATATCAAACTTTGATGTAACTGAGGAAATACTAAATGAGAATTAA
- a CDS encoding WecB/TagA/CpsF family glycosyltransferase produces MRINICGVEIDKYNFDEVTEQIINHASSRSQPEYVVTPNAMHILTLQKDSHFREIYHQAFLVVPDGVSLLWAAKFLQTPLNGRVNGTDLFEKLCAVAAERRLKIFLLGGRPGAADQAKQKLKGRHPNLSIVGTYCPPYGFENQPEELAAINSKIKSASPDILFVGLGAPKQEKWIAHNYQELEVPISIGIGVSFELVADMVRRAPVWMQKTGLEWLFRLIVEPSRLWKRYILGNPTFIWLVLKQRVQTLMFN; encoded by the coding sequence ATGAGAATTAATATTTGTGGTGTAGAAATAGATAAATACAATTTTGATGAAGTTACTGAACAAATTATCAATCATGCAAGTTCTAGGAGTCAGCCCGAATACGTGGTGACTCCAAATGCTATGCACATTTTAACTTTACAAAAAGATAGCCATTTTCGAGAGATTTATCACCAAGCTTTTTTAGTAGTACCAGATGGTGTATCTCTTTTATGGGCAGCTAAATTTTTGCAGACTCCTTTGAATGGGAGAGTTAACGGCACAGATTTGTTTGAAAAGCTTTGTGCTGTTGCAGCAGAGAGAAGGTTAAAGATATTTTTGTTAGGTGGTCGTCCTGGAGCAGCGGATCAAGCCAAGCAAAAGCTCAAAGGTAGACATCCAAATTTGTCAATTGTAGGTACTTATTGTCCTCCTTATGGCTTTGAAAACCAGCCAGAAGAATTAGCAGCAATTAATTCCAAAATTAAATCTGCATCTCCTGATATTCTTTTTGTGGGCTTAGGAGCCCCCAAGCAAGAGAAATGGATCGCGCACAATTATCAAGAGTTAGAAGTACCAATTTCTATTGGTATTGGCGTTAGCTTTGAGCTAGTTGCTGATATGGTAAGAAGAGCGCCAGTTTGGATGCAAAAGACAGGTTTAGAATGGTTGTTTCGTTTGATAGTTGAACCTAGTCGCTTGTGGAAGCGATATATCCTTGGTAATCCTACATTTATTTGGCTGGTATTAAAGCAGCGCGTTCAGACATTAATGTTTAACTAA
- a CDS encoding glycosyltransferase, with protein sequence MKISIGILAYNEANCISTTLQSLFAQSVFQEADSNTAIEVVVVPNGCTDETAAIARTTLQNLVQSTTNPSVSWNVCEVKEPGKPNAWNNYVHNFSDPGADYIFLMDADIQFLAPTTLHSMVEALEVNANAWVSVDTLVKDVALKEKKSLIEKLSLSVSKVSGAKSVWICGQLYCARAAVLHRIWMPKGIEVEDGFLWKMVVTNLLTSPEVPERVVRAESASHIFEAYTDIRRLLRHEQWLILANTINTLIYEDLQASCNQQQDAGAIIKSRNEQDPLWVSKLIQSNVSQKSGWVIPAWLLLRRFNSLLQLSLHKAVLFLPVAVTAFCVDLLVCLQANDRLHKWEQYSSNKA encoded by the coding sequence GTGAAAATTAGTATTGGTATACTTGCTTATAATGAAGCTAATTGTATTAGCACCACACTGCAATCTTTATTTGCACAGAGTGTATTTCAAGAAGCTGATAGCAACACAGCAATTGAAGTTGTGGTAGTACCCAATGGTTGTACTGATGAGACAGCAGCGATCGCTCGTACAACATTACAAAATTTAGTGCAGTCTACCACTAATCCTTCGGTATCGTGGAATGTCTGCGAAGTCAAAGAGCCTGGCAAGCCGAATGCTTGGAATAATTACGTCCATAATTTTTCTGATCCTGGCGCAGATTACATATTTTTGATGGATGCTGATATTCAGTTTCTTGCTCCCACTACTCTGCATTCAATGGTGGAAGCGCTGGAAGTCAATGCCAATGCTTGGGTATCTGTAGATACATTAGTTAAAGATGTAGCTTTGAAGGAGAAGAAAAGCTTAATAGAAAAGTTGTCTCTTTCAGTGTCTAAAGTATCAGGAGCTAAATCAGTCTGGATTTGCGGGCAGCTTTATTGTGCCAGGGCTGCAGTATTACATAGAATTTGGATGCCTAAAGGTATTGAGGTTGAAGACGGTTTCTTGTGGAAAATGGTTGTTACCAATTTATTAACTTCCCCAGAAGTACCAGAACGGGTAGTGCGGGCTGAATCTGCCTCTCATATATTTGAAGCTTATACTGACATTCGTCGTTTACTCCGACATGAGCAATGGTTGATTTTAGCTAACACAATCAACACATTGATTTATGAGGATTTACAGGCAAGCTGCAATCAGCAGCAAGATGCTGGTGCAATCATTAAGTCTCGCAACGAGCAAGATCCATTATGGGTAAGCAAGTTGATTCAATCAAACGTTTCCCAAAAAAGCGGCTGGGTAATTCCCGCATGGTTGCTGTTACGTCGATTTAATAGCTTGCTGCAATTATCCTTACATAAAGCAGTATTATTTTTACCTGTAGCAGTCACAGCATTTTGTGTAGACTTACTAGTTTGTTTGCAAGCCAATGATAGATTACACAAGTGGGAACAATACAGTTCCAATAAGGCTTGA